From the Halalkalicoccus sp. CGA53 genome, one window contains:
- a CDS encoding halocyanin domain-containing protein, whose protein sequence is MLRAIGGVVLGGSLAGCLGGGNGSASGLDEAESVPDDEVPTYDGWLDDVPNYEGTADLRGEGEVTVEVGTGNDGLRFTPPAVLVDPGTDVVWEWTGQGGGHNVVEVDGAFESEQTADAGHTFTYTFSDPGVYRYLCTPHQAQAMKGVVAVGE, encoded by the coding sequence GTGTTGAGAGCGATCGGTGGAGTGGTCCTCGGTGGCTCGCTCGCCGGCTGTCTCGGCGGCGGCAACGGAAGCGCGTCGGGACTCGACGAGGCCGAATCGGTCCCGGACGACGAGGTACCGACCTACGACGGCTGGCTCGACGACGTGCCGAACTACGAGGGGACCGCCGATCTGCGGGGGGAAGGGGAGGTGACCGTCGAGGTCGGGACCGGCAACGACGGGCTGCGCTTCACCCCGCCGGCGGTCCTGGTCGACCCCGGCACCGATGTCGTCTGGGAGTGGACCGGACAGGGCGGCGGCCACAACGTGGTGGAGGTCGACGGGGCGTTCGAGAGCGAGCAGACCGCCGACGCCGGGCACACCTTCACCTACACGTTCTCCGACCCGGGCGTCTACCGCTACCTCTGTACGCCACACCAGGCACAGGCGATGAAGGGCGTGGTCGCCGTGGGGGAGTAA